The DNA region AAAAACATTCCATCTTTATTCAAGACAGAATGTTTTAGAAAGAAATAATATTATGTATGAAAGCTGTTATTGCTTCACAAACTTTTTAGTGAAAGAACCTTTATCGCTACTCAGTTTAACTAAATACATTCCACTAGTTAAAGAACTAACATCAATATTTACTGATTCTGAGTTAATATCTCTACTCAAAACTTCCTTACCGAGTAAAGAAAACACAGAAAGGTGGTTTACATTGGCAGCAAGCCCTTTAACACTTAATTCATTGTTAACTGGGTTAGAAACAAAAATTGAACTTGTATCAAAGTCTGTAGTACTTAATGTAGAAACAAAGATTAATCGTAGTGCGTTAATTGAAAGTGGAACATTATTAGGATCCGCACCATCCCAAAAAATAACATCCTCTCCTGCAGCAGTTGGGACCAAACCATATCTTAAATTTCCTTGTCCTGGTGGTTTCGCGAACAACGCATTATTTCCAGCACCTGACCAACCTGTCGCTTTTCTTCTTTGAAACTGGTCATAACCGTAGTTTACATCACCTGTATCACTTATTGGAAGACCAGGTCTAGCTGTAATTCTAATTTGATCATCTGCTGGGGTTCCCCCATTAAAACTTGCTTGATCTACAACCATGGTAAAAGGACCAGCACCAAGACCAGAGAGGTCTGCTGTAATTTCTACATAACCACCTGAAGATGGCTCTCTATGCTCTTGTATAGTCCAAAGTTGTGTTGCATCAGCTGGTGAGGATGTTATTTCGGCAGCCCACTCTAACTGGCCTGTACCTCCATTAATGGTCATGTAAAGTTCTGGAGTCAACCCACAAGTAGCAATCTTATAAACACCAGCTTCTTGATATAGCTCAGGACATGGTTGAGCTTGTACTTGAAGTGCAAACATAAAAAATAGTAAGAATACACTAATTTTTAAAGTAATTTTTTTCATAAATAAAATAGTTTTAATTAGTTAATAATTATTTAATCTAAACTGTTATCAAGTTAGATTTCATAAACTTAATTCA from Tamlana crocina includes:
- a CDS encoding T9SS type A sorting domain-containing protein, whose translation is MKKITLKISVFLLFFMFALQVQAQPCPELYQEAGVYKIATCGLTPELYMTINGGTGQLEWAAEITSSPADATQLWTIQEHREPSSGGYVEITADLSGLGAGPFTMVVDQASFNGGTPADDQIRITARPGLPISDTGDVNYGYDQFQRRKATGWSGAGNNALFAKPPGQGNLRYGLVPTAAGEDVIFWDGADPNNVPLSINALRLIFVSTLSTTDFDTSSIFVSNPVNNELSVKGLAANVNHLSVFSLLGKEVLSRDINSESVNIDVSSLTSGMYLVKLSSDKGSFTKKFVKQ